CAGGCCCGAGATCCTCGCCGAGTGGGCGGGGGTCGAGCCCGGGAGCCGCGCGCCCGCAGGTGTGTCCCTCGGCGTCATGCCGATCGAACAGACCCTGGCCGAGGTCGCGCGCTTCGTGGAGAAGGGCTACCGGCGCGTGAAGCTGAAGATCCGGCCCGGCGACGACGTCGAGCGCGTGCGGGCGGTCCGAGAGGCGCATCCGGACCTTATGCTGATGGCCGACGCGAACCGCGGCTACGGCGTAGCGGACGTCGGGGTGTTCCGCGCACTCGACGAGTTCGACCTCGTCTGCGTCGAGGAGCCGGTCGGCGGCGGGATCGAGGCGCTCGCCGCGTTCCAGGCGCTCATCTCCACGCCGGTGTGCGTCGACGAGTCGATCCGCGACGCGCGCGACCTCGACGCCGTGCTCGCGTCGCCGAACCTGCGGAACGTCAACCTGAAGATCGGGAAGTACGGAGGGGTGCTGCCGTCACTGCTCGCCTACCGGCGCTGCCTGGAGGCAGAAGCGCAGGTATGGCTCGGCGGGATGTACGAGACGGGTGTGTCGAAGTACCTCCACGCGCAGTTCGAG
This portion of the Actinomycetota bacterium genome encodes:
- a CDS encoding o-succinylbenzoate synthase yields the protein RPEILAEWAGVEPGSRAPAGVSLGVMPIEQTLAEVARFVEKGYRRVKLKIRPGDDVERVRAVREAHPDLMLMADANRGYGVADVGVFRALDEFDLVCVEEPVGGGIEALAAFQALISTPVCVDESIRDARDLDAVLASPNLRNVNLKIGKYGGVLPSLLAYRRCLEAEAQVWLGGMYETGVSKYLHAQFETLPGFTIPGDISETQRYFERDIVIPPVTVRDGDVVLPEGPGLGFEPDFERIGELLIDTIEMRRHGD